A single window of Polaribacter sp. SA4-10 DNA harbors:
- the rpsJ gene encoding 30S ribosomal protein S10: MSQKIRIKLKSYDYNLVDKSAEKIVKTVKSTGAVVNGPIPLPTHKKIFTVLRSPHVNKKSREQFQLASYKRLLDIYSSSSKTIDALMKLELPSGVEVEIKV; the protein is encoded by the coding sequence ATGAGTCAAAAAATTAGAATAAAATTAAAGTCTTACGATTACAACTTAGTAGATAAATCTGCTGAAAAGATTGTAAAGACGGTAAAAAGTACTGGTGCTGTTGTAAACGGACCAATACCATTACCAACACATAAAAAGATTTTTACAGTATTACGTTCACCACACGTAAATAAAAAATCTAGAGAACAATTTCAATTAGCTTCATACAAAAGATTATTAGATATCTATAGTTCTTCTTCAAAGACTATTGATGCTTTAATGAAACTTGAGTTACCAAGTGGTGTTGAAGTTGAGATCAAAGTATAA
- the fusA gene encoding elongation factor G: MARDLKYTRNIGIAAHIDAGKTTTTERVLYYTGVSHKIGEVHDGAATMDWMEQEQERGITITSAATTCTWQFPKENAEVLPETKDYHFNIIDTPGHVDFTVEVNRSLRVLDGLVFLFSAVDGVEPQSETNWRLADNYKVPRIGFVNKMDRQGSDFMMVCNQVKEMLGSNAVPIVLNIGDEENFKGIVDLVKNRAIIWHEEGMGATFDVVAIPEELKEEAKILRGKLIEEVAAYDENLLEKYMEDEDSITEEEVHAALRAAVMDMSIIPMICGSAFKNKGVQFLLDAVCRYLPSPMDKDGIVGTDPNTGEEILRKPNAKEPFAALAFKIATDPFVGRLAFFRAYSGRLDAGSYVLNNRSGKKERISRIYQMHANKQNAIDYIEAGDIGAAVGFKSIKTGDTLSDEKHPIVLESMDFPDPVIGIAIEPKTKADVEKMGTALSKLAEEDPTFQVKTDEASGQTIISGMGELHLDIIMDRMRREFNVELNQGEPQVEYKEALTKTAQHREVYKKQSGGRGKFGDIVFEMGKVDDDFVGSGLQFVDVIKGGRIPKEFIPSVEKGFATAMKNGPLAGFEMDSMKITLKDGSFHAVDSDALSFELAAKLGYKAAAKAAGAVILEPIMKMDVVTPEDYMGDIVGDLNRRRGQVNAMDDRAGAKVVKADVPLSEMFGYVTTLRTLSSGRATSTMEFSHYAETPSNISEEVIAKSKG; the protein is encoded by the coding sequence ATGGCTAGAGATTTAAAGTATACAAGAAATATTGGGATTGCTGCGCATATTGATGCTGGTAAAACTACAACTACTGAGCGTGTATTGTATTATACAGGTGTTTCTCACAAGATTGGAGAAGTACATGATGGTGCCGCTACAATGGACTGGATGGAGCAAGAGCAAGAAAGAGGTATTACAATTACTTCTGCTGCAACTACTTGTACATGGCAATTTCCAAAGGAAAATGCTGAAGTTCTTCCAGAAACTAAAGATTACCATTTTAACATTATTGATACTCCAGGTCACGTAGATTTTACTGTAGAAGTAAACAGATCTTTACGTGTTCTTGATGGTTTAGTGTTTTTGTTTTCAGCGGTTGATGGTGTTGAGCCACAATCGGAAACAAACTGGAGACTTGCAGATAATTACAAAGTTCCAAGAATTGGTTTCGTTAATAAAATGGACCGTCAAGGATCTGATTTTATGATGGTTTGTAACCAAGTAAAGGAGATGTTAGGTTCTAATGCAGTGCCAATTGTTTTAAATATTGGTGACGAAGAGAACTTTAAAGGTATCGTAGATCTTGTTAAAAACAGAGCTATTATATGGCATGAAGAGGGTATGGGTGCAACATTTGATGTTGTTGCTATTCCTGAAGAATTGAAAGAAGAAGCAAAGATTCTACGTGGTAAACTTATTGAAGAAGTTGCTGCTTATGATGAGAATTTGCTGGAGAAATATATGGAGGATGAAGACTCTATTACAGAAGAGGAAGTGCATGCTGCATTGAGAGCTGCTGTAATGGATATGTCTATCATTCCAATGATTTGTGGTTCTGCATTTAAAAATAAAGGTGTTCAGTTTCTTTTAGATGCTGTATGTCGTTATTTACCTTCACCAATGGATAAAGATGGTATTGTTGGAACAGACCCTAATACAGGAGAAGAAATTTTACGTAAACCAAATGCAAAGGAACCTTTTGCTGCATTAGCGTTCAAAATAGCAACAGACCCTTTTGTTGGTCGTCTTGCTTTTTTTAGAGCTTATTCAGGTCGTTTAGATGCAGGTTCTTACGTTTTAAACAATCGTTCAGGTAAAAAAGAACGTATTTCACGTATTTACCAAATGCATGCTAATAAACAAAATGCTATCGATTATATCGAAGCAGGTGATATTGGAGCAGCGGTAGGATTCAAATCTATCAAAACTGGAGATACTTTATCTGATGAAAAACACCCAATTGTTTTAGAATCAATGGATTTTCCAGATCCAGTAATTGGTATTGCTATTGAGCCTAAGACGAAGGCTGATGTTGAGAAAATGGGTACAGCTTTGTCAAAATTGGCAGAAGAAGATCCTACATTTCAAGTTAAGACAGATGAGGCTTCTGGGCAAACAATTATCTCAGGAATGGGAGAATTGCACTTGGATATCATTATGGATAGAATGAGACGTGAATTTAATGTCGAGTTAAATCAAGGTGAACCTCAAGTTGAATATAAAGAAGCTTTAACAAAAACTGCACAGCACAGAGAGGTTTATAAGAAACAATCTGGAGGACGTGGTAAGTTTGGAGATATTGTATTTGAAATGGGGAAAGTCGATGACGATTTCGTTGGATCAGGTTTACAATTTGTAGATGTAATTAAAGGAGGTCGTATTCCAAAAGAATTTATTCCGTCTGTAGAAAAAGGATTTGCAACAGCAATGAAAAATGGTCCTTTAGCTGGGTTCGAAATGGATTCTATGAAGATCACATTGAAAGATGGTTCTTTTCACGCAGTAGATTCAGATGCACTTTCTTTTGAGTTAGCAGCAAAATTAGGATATAAGGCGGCAGCGAAAGCAGCAGGTGCTGTTATTCTTGAGCCTATAATGAAAATGGATGTTGTTACACCTGAAGACTATATGGGTGATATCGTAGGAGATTTAAATAGAAGAAGAGGTCAGGTTAATGCAATGGATGACAGAGCAGGAGCTAAAGTTGTAAAAGCGGATGTACCATTATCGGAGATGTTTGGTTATGTGACTACATTAAGAACACTATCTTCGGGTAGAGCAACTTCTACTATGGAATTTTCACACTATGCAGAAACTCCTTCAAATATTTCTGAAGAAGTAATTGCTAAATCTAAAGGATAA
- the rpsL gene encoding 30S ribosomal protein S12, producing MPTIQQLVRKGRTKITKKSKSAALSSCPQRRGVCTRVYTTTPKKPNSAMRKVARVRLTNGNEINAYIPGEGHNLQEHSIVLVRGGRVKDLPGVKYHVVRGALDTAGVEGRTQRRSKYGAKRPKK from the coding sequence ATGCCAACTATTCAACAATTAGTTCGTAAAGGAAGAACCAAAATAACTAAGAAGAGCAAATCGGCTGCTTTGTCGTCTTGTCCTCAAAGACGTGGAGTGTGTACTCGTGTTTATACCACAACGCCAAAGAAACCTAATTCAGCAATGAGAAAAGTTGCAAGAGTTAGATTGACAAATGGTAATGAGATAAACGCATACATTCCAGGAGAAGGACATAACTTACAAGAGCACTCGATAGTATTAGTTAGAGGTGGAAGGGTAAAGGATTTGCCAGGAGTTAAGTATCACGTAGTACGTGGAGCTTTAGATACAGCGGGAGTTGAGGGAAGAACTCAACGTAGATCAAAGTATGGTGCAAAACGCCCAAAAAAGTAA
- the rplB gene encoding 50S ribosomal protein L2 — protein sequence MSVRKLKPITPGQRFRVVNGFDTITTDKPEKSLLAPKKRSGGRNNQGRMTTRNIGGGHKQKYRIIDFKKDKLGIPATVKTIEYDPNRTAFIALLSYADGEKRYVIAQNGLKVGQTIISGKGNAPEIGNAMTLDEIPLGTTISCIELRPGQGAVMARSAGSFAQLMARDGKYATVKLPSGETRLILLTCMATIGVVSNSDHQLLVSGKAGRSRWLGRRPRTNPVRMNPVDHPMGGGEGRASGGHPRSRNGIPAKGFKTRSKTKASNKYILERRKK from the coding sequence ATGTCAGTTAGAAAATTAAAACCAATAACACCAGGTCAGCGTTTTAGAGTTGTAAATGGGTTCGACACCATAACAACTGATAAGCCGGAGAAAAGTTTACTTGCTCCGAAAAAACGATCTGGAGGTCGAAACAATCAGGGAAGAATGACAACACGTAATATAGGTGGTGGTCATAAACAAAAATATCGTATTATCGATTTCAAAAAAGATAAGTTAGGTATTCCTGCAACAGTAAAAACAATAGAATACGATCCAAATCGTACTGCATTTATTGCGCTATTAAGTTATGCTGATGGTGAAAAACGTTATGTAATTGCACAAAACGGTTTAAAAGTAGGTCAAACAATTATTTCAGGAAAAGGAAATGCACCAGAAATTGGGAATGCAATGACTTTAGATGAAATTCCTTTGGGAACAACAATTTCTTGTATAGAATTACGTCCAGGTCAAGGAGCTGTTATGGCTCGTTCTGCTGGTTCTTTTGCTCAGTTAATGGCAAGAGACGGTAAGTATGCTACTGTTAAGTTACCTTCAGGTGAAACAAGATTAATCTTGTTAACGTGTATGGCTACAATTGGAGTTGTGTCTAATTCTGATCATCAATTATTAGTATCTGGTAAAGCAGGTAGAAGTAGATGGTTAGGTAGAAGACCAAGGACTAACCCAGTAAGAATGAATCCTGTAGATCACCCAATGGGTGGTGGTGAAGGACGTGCTTCTGGAGGTCATCCAAGATCTAGAAATGGTATTCCTGCTAAAGGATTTAAGACTAGGTCTAAAACCAAAGCTAGTAATAAGTATATTTTAGAACGTAGAAAGAAATAA
- a CDS encoding SusD/RagB family nutrient-binding outer membrane lipoprotein, which produces MKKLKIFTLLTLSVMLFAQCNDNFDELNVDPNAAVSVDPSTLLTTAQYNFYNTIQGAGINAGWGLLMVQQWAETEYTEDSRYNQDVNAFNGTWSSMYASVLKELDAAKNLVAQQEVSDGIKANRTAILDVMSTQAYCFLTDAFGEVPYTEAVDGVTNLPKYDAQEVIYKGILETLKNASAAFNTAAPSFASGEIIYDGDISQWIKFTNSLMLRYAMRIADADAATAKQYIDLAVTNLISSNSENALFAFPESLARANPLFRNVSPLGGNRDDYAVSEYLVTTLTDLGDPRLDAFAKKYNGEYVGMPYGISDNDATVLKPTTSRPNDNVRSATTPHVIISFAEVQFLLAEAYQRGILNGDAAAAYGTAVKASMNYWGISDDAAIDDYVTNNAYNSTNWKMSIGNQKWIALYMNGFEGWNEWRRLDYPILAVPVAAQLSSIPVRMPYPLSETQSNAEQLGLVTSTPADMTAKVWWDVN; this is translated from the coding sequence ATGAAAAAACTTAAAATATTTACGCTATTAACATTATCAGTAATGTTGTTCGCGCAATGTAATGACAATTTTGACGAATTGAACGTCGATCCAAATGCTGCAGTCAGCGTAGATCCTTCTACATTATTGACGACTGCACAATATAATTTTTACAACACCATTCAAGGTGCTGGTATAAATGCAGGTTGGGGCTTATTAATGGTTCAACAATGGGCTGAAACTGAATATACTGAAGATAGTAGATACAATCAAGACGTTAATGCTTTTAACGGAACTTGGTCTTCAATGTACGCTAGTGTATTGAAAGAGTTAGATGCTGCTAAAAATTTAGTTGCACAGCAAGAGGTTTCTGACGGTATTAAAGCAAACAGAACTGCTATTTTAGATGTAATGTCTACTCAAGCTTACTGTTTTTTAACAGATGCTTTTGGTGAAGTACCTTATACTGAAGCAGTAGACGGAGTAACTAACTTACCTAAATATGATGCTCAAGAAGTTATATACAAAGGGATATTAGAAACTTTAAAAAATGCTTCTGCTGCCTTTAATACTGCAGCACCTTCATTCGCTTCAGGAGAAATAATTTATGACGGTGATATATCACAATGGATTAAATTTACAAACTCTTTAATGTTGCGTTATGCAATGCGTATCGCTGATGCTGATGCTGCTACTGCAAAACAATATATTGATTTAGCGGTAACAAATCTAATTTCAAGCAACAGCGAAAATGCATTATTTGCTTTTCCTGAAAGCTTGGCAAGAGCAAATCCTTTATTTAGAAACGTTTCTCCACTAGGTGGAAATAGAGATGACTATGCTGTTTCTGAATATTTAGTAACAACTCTAACCGACTTAGGAGACCCTAGATTAGATGCATTTGCAAAGAAATACAATGGAGAATATGTTGGAATGCCATACGGTATCTCTGATAACGATGCAACCGTTTTAAAACCAACTACATCTAGACCAAATGATAATGTAAGATCGGCTACAACTCCTCACGTAATTATTTCTTTTGCTGAAGTTCAATTTCTTTTAGCTGAAGCGTACCAACGTGGTATTTTAAACGGAGACGCGGCTGCTGCATATGGAACAGCTGTAAAGGCTTCTATGAATTATTGGGGAATCTCTGATGACGCCGCAATAGATGATTATGTAACAAACAATGCATACAATTCTACAAATTGGAAAATGTCAATAGGTAACCAGAAATGGATTGCTCTTTACATGAACGGTTTTGAAGGATGGAATGAATGGAGAAGATTAGACTACCCTATATTAGCAGTACCTGTGGCAGCTCAATTGAGCTCTATTCCAGTGCGTATGCCATATCCTTTATCTGAAACGCAGTCAAATGCGGAACAATTAGGATTAGTAACATCAACTCCTGCAGATATGACTGCAAAAGTTTGGTGGGATGTAAACTAA
- the rplD gene encoding 50S ribosomal protein L4, with translation MKVSVLDITGKDTGRKVELSSDVFGVEPNNHAIYLDVKQYLANQRQGTHKAKERAEISGSTRKIKKQKGTGTARAGSIKSGVFRGGGRMFGPRPRDYSFKLNKNLKRLARKSALSIQANDENLVVIEDFNFDSPKTKNFLDVLKALELDTKKSLFVLSNENANVYLSSRNLKKTKVVKASEINTYGVLNANKVVITESSLEGINSNLSK, from the coding sequence ATGAAAGTATCAGTTTTAGATATTACAGGAAAAGATACAGGTAGGAAAGTTGAACTTTCTAGCGATGTATTCGGAGTAGAACCAAATAATCATGCAATTTATTTAGATGTAAAGCAATACTTGGCTAATCAAAGACAAGGAACGCACAAAGCTAAAGAAAGAGCAGAGATAAGTGGTAGTACAAGAAAGATAAAAAAACAAAAAGGAACTGGTACTGCACGTGCAGGATCTATCAAGTCTGGTGTTTTTAGAGGTGGTGGACGTATGTTCGGTCCAAGACCAAGAGATTATTCTTTTAAATTGAATAAAAACTTAAAGCGTTTAGCACGTAAGTCTGCTTTAAGTATTCAAGCAAATGATGAAAATTTAGTAGTTATAGAAGATTTTAACTTTGATTCTCCAAAGACTAAAAACTTTTTAGATGTGTTAAAAGCATTAGAGTTAGATACTAAAAAATCATTGTTTGTGTTAAGTAATGAAAATGCAAATGTGTATTTATCATCACGTAACTTAAAAAAGACTAAAGTTGTTAAGGCTTCAGAAATTAATACTTATGGTGTTTTAAACGCTAATAAAGTTGTTATTACTGAAAGTTCTTTAGAAGGAATTAATTCAAATTTAAGTAAATAG
- the rplW gene encoding 50S ribosomal protein L23 has product MSILIKPIITEKATNDSELFNRFTFVVDKKANKLEIKGAVEATYGVSILSVKTLNYPIQRNTKFTKKGLVTGVKSGYKKAVVQVAEGESIDFYNNL; this is encoded by the coding sequence ATGAGTATTTTAATAAAACCTATTATCACGGAAAAAGCAACTAATGATAGCGAGTTATTTAATCGTTTTACATTTGTTGTAGATAAAAAAGCTAATAAATTAGAAATTAAAGGAGCTGTTGAGGCAACTTATGGAGTTTCTATTTTAAGCGTTAAGACTTTAAATTATCCAATTCAAAGAAATACTAAGTTCACTAAAAAAGGTTTAGTAACGGGTGTTAAGAGTGGGTACAAGAAGGCTGTCGTTCAAGTAGCAGAAGGAGAAAGCATTGATTTTTATAACAATCTTTAA
- a CDS encoding SusC/RagA family TonB-linked outer membrane protein, with amino-acid sequence MKTKFKGILTLLLALVVQISFAQTKTVSGTVSDSSGSLPGVSVSIKGTSKGTQTDFDGKYSINTKEGSVLKFSYMGYKTIEKTIGTSNVIDVILSEDANTLDEIIITGLGISKKEKAIGYAVQKVSGEKISEAKEVNIVNSLQGRVAGVQIQGSASTLGGSSRITIRGSNSFLGNNQPLFIIDGVPINNSSYSGASQQSGFGGGSYDYGNSASEIDPSNVASMSVLKGAAATAIYGSRGANGVILITTKKGKKTKGVGVSFDTTVTFDNVRNLIPIQSMYGGGSTYPTASGFNEFTQDGTSYLAPNYAKDGSWGPKFDSNKLVRHWDSWDPGAANYKETRPWAAPENSYESFFDTGVTLMNTVAFTGSNEKGGYRVSYSNLDQKGVMPQGQLVRNTVNVNSNYNLSEKLKSNISFSYINTEAKNRNVTGYANANPLQGFTQWWQSQLDVDRLKNQQTTTEGNQYSWNTKGISTDSNGAFQSYNPTINYFDNPSWVRENHLQNDVKNRFFGNANLTYELNDDFTIATQFGTDLYQFSIVEGIPLGSVDGSRYEETERRFQETNMEVRLQYNKEISEDFAVNGFIGANRMRQSSKRLTAQTNGGLVIDRFFNISNSADSPLVDTYESQRGINSIFGSASVAWKDMLFLDMSARNDVSSTLPTANNSYFYPAASLSWAISEIESVKESGVINFAKVRASIAQAGSDASPYRLSDVYNPSTPNFGSNPMYSVPNSQQNPNLVNELTTEIEFGFLVKLFDNRLSIDAAYYDRSTKDQIFNVPVSSTTGYTSRLLNAGEMRNHGLEFEINATPIKTANFRWDIGLNLTKLNNEVVELLKDENGESIVNSIAQGNTWAADVRIEEGLPYMALFGQDHIYDANGNKVVGADGIYEFTDDRVYLGSAIADWTGGFNTSFNYKNFTLSALFDFQVGGILHSTSLQWSKYSGMHPETVAFNGESDTRANGMVLPGVTADGSPNTVSVDPQTYFQTKWRVAAPNTFDAGYLKFRDVRLSYAVSQSTLEKTPFTSLNLSVFGRNLAILSADVPYIDPQVITGSGNIQGLENAQVPPTRSFGINLSAKF; translated from the coding sequence ATGAAAACAAAATTTAAAGGAATTCTAACGCTACTATTAGCGTTAGTTGTGCAAATTTCATTTGCACAAACAAAAACAGTTTCTGGAACTGTGTCAGATTCTTCTGGCTCTTTACCTGGAGTTAGTGTATCTATAAAGGGCACTTCAAAAGGGACTCAAACTGATTTTGACGGTAAGTATTCAATAAACACTAAAGAAGGCAGCGTTCTTAAATTTAGTTATATGGGATACAAAACTATTGAAAAAACGATAGGAACTTCTAATGTAATTGATGTAATCCTTTCAGAGGATGCGAATACATTAGATGAAATCATAATTACAGGTCTTGGTATCTCTAAAAAGGAGAAAGCCATTGGTTATGCTGTTCAAAAGGTTTCGGGTGAAAAAATAAGCGAAGCTAAAGAAGTAAACATTGTAAACTCTCTACAAGGTAGAGTTGCTGGTGTTCAAATTCAAGGTAGTGCTTCTACTTTAGGTGGTTCTTCTAGAATTACTATTCGTGGATCAAACTCTTTTCTTGGAAACAACCAACCTTTATTTATTATCGATGGAGTTCCAATTAACAACTCAAGCTATTCTGGCGCTAGCCAACAAAGTGGTTTTGGTGGTGGTTCTTACGATTATGGAAATTCTGCTTCAGAAATCGATCCATCTAACGTAGCGTCTATGTCTGTTCTGAAAGGAGCTGCAGCTACAGCAATATATGGTTCTAGAGGTGCAAATGGTGTAATTCTTATTACTACTAAGAAAGGAAAAAAGACAAAAGGTGTTGGAGTAAGCTTTGATACAACTGTTACTTTTGACAATGTAAGAAACTTAATACCTATACAATCAATGTATGGTGGGGGGTCTACATATCCTACTGCAAGTGGTTTTAACGAATTTACACAAGACGGAACAAGTTACTTAGCTCCTAATTACGCTAAGGATGGTTCTTGGGGTCCTAAGTTTGATTCAAACAAATTGGTAAGACATTGGGATTCTTGGGATCCTGGAGCTGCTAATTATAAAGAAACTAGACCATGGGCTGCACCAGAAAACTCGTATGAGTCTTTCTTTGATACAGGAGTAACACTTATGAATACTGTAGCTTTTACAGGAAGTAATGAAAAAGGTGGATACAGAGTTTCTTACAGTAATTTAGATCAAAAAGGTGTAATGCCACAAGGTCAATTAGTGAGAAATACGGTAAACGTAAACAGTAATTATAACTTGAGTGAAAAACTTAAATCTAATATTTCTTTTTCTTATATCAATACAGAAGCAAAAAACAGAAATGTTACTGGTTACGCAAATGCTAATCCACTTCAAGGGTTTACACAATGGTGGCAATCACAATTGGATGTTGACAGATTAAAAAATCAACAAACAACTACGGAAGGAAATCAATATAGCTGGAATACAAAAGGAATAAGTACCGATAGTAATGGGGCGTTCCAATCGTATAATCCAACTATCAATTACTTTGATAATCCTTCTTGGGTAAGAGAAAATCATTTACAAAATGATGTGAAAAACAGATTTTTTGGAAATGCTAATCTTACTTATGAATTAAATGATGATTTTACAATTGCAACGCAATTTGGTACTGATTTATATCAATTTAGTATTGTAGAAGGGATCCCATTAGGATCTGTTGACGGTTCTAGATATGAAGAGACAGAGAGAAGGTTCCAAGAAACTAATATGGAGGTTCGTTTACAATACAACAAAGAAATTAGTGAAGATTTCGCTGTAAATGGTTTCATTGGCGCGAACAGAATGAGACAAAGTTCTAAAAGATTAACTGCTCAAACAAACGGTGGATTAGTTATTGATAGATTTTTTAACATTAGCAACTCTGCTGATTCTCCTCTTGTTGATACCTATGAGTCTCAAAGAGGAATTAACAGTATATTTGGTTCTGCTTCTGTTGCATGGAAAGATATGTTGTTTTTAGACATGTCTGCAAGAAATGATGTTTCTTCGACACTTCCAACAGCAAATAATAGTTACTTCTATCCAGCAGCTTCTTTAAGTTGGGCTATTTCAGAAATAGAATCTGTAAAGGAAAGCGGTGTTATTAATTTTGCTAAAGTAAGAGCAAGTATTGCACAAGCCGGAAGTGATGCAAGTCCATATAGACTATCAGACGTATACAACCCAAGTACACCAAACTTTGGAAGTAACCCAATGTATTCTGTACCAAACTCTCAACAAAATCCAAACTTAGTAAACGAATTAACAACTGAAATTGAATTTGGTTTTTTAGTGAAGTTATTTGACAACAGATTAAGCATAGATGCTGCATATTATGATAGAAGTACGAAAGATCAAATCTTTAACGTACCTGTTTCTTCAACTACAGGATATACAAGTAGACTGTTAAATGCTGGAGAGATGAGAAATCATGGTTTAGAATTTGAGATAAATGCAACACCTATAAAGACAGCAAATTTCAGATGGGACATTGGTTTGAACCTTACGAAGTTAAACAATGAAGTTGTTGAACTTTTAAAAGATGAAAACGGTGAAAGTATTGTAAACAGTATTGCACAAGGTAATACTTGGGCTGCAGATGTTAGAATTGAAGAAGGATTGCCTTACATGGCTTTATTCGGTCAAGACCATATCTATGATGCCAATGGAAATAAAGTTGTAGGTGCTGATGGTATTTACGAATTTACCGATGATAGAGTTTATTTAGGATCTGCAATTGCAGATTGGACAGGTGGATTTAACACTAGCTTCAATTACAAAAACTTTACATTATCTGCATTGTTTGATTTTCAGGTAGGTGGAATACTTCACTCAACTTCATTACAGTGGTCTAAGTACTCTGGAATGCATCCTGAAACTGTTGCATTTAACGGGGAAAGTGATACAAGAGCAAACGGTATGGTTTTACCAGGTGTAACCGCTGACGGTTCTCCAAATACAGTTTCTGTTGATCCACAAACATACTTCCAAACTAAATGGAGAGTTGCGGCACCGAATACGTTTGATGCAGGCTACTTAAAGTTTAGAGATGTTAGATTAAGCTATGCTGTAAGCCAAAGTACTTTAGAAAAAACTCCTTTCACCAGTCTTAACTTAAGTGTTTTTGGTAGAAACTTAGCTATTCTTAGCGCTGATGTACCTTACATAGATCCACAAGTAATTACTGGTTCTGGGAATATTCAAGGGTTAGAGAATGCTCAAGTACCTCCAACAAGATCATTTGGTATCAACTTATCTGCTAAATTTTAA
- the rplC gene encoding 50S ribosomal protein L3, which translates to MSGLIGRKIGMTSLFDENGKNIPCTVIEAGPCVVTQVRTEGVDGYNAIQLGFDDKKAKSSNKALDGHFKKAGTTAKRKVIEFQGFDQEYKLGDAITVSHFEEGEFVDVSGTSKGKGFQGVVKRHGFAGVGQATHGQHNRLRAPGSIGAASYPARVFKGMRMGGRMGGDTVKVQNLKVLKVVAEKNLLVVKGAVPGHKNAYVTIQK; encoded by the coding sequence ATGTCTGGGTTAATAGGAAGAAAAATTGGAATGACCAGCTTATTCGATGAAAACGGGAAGAATATTCCTTGTACAGTAATTGAAGCAGGTCCTTGTGTTGTTACCCAAGTCAGAACCGAAGGGGTTGACGGATACAACGCGATACAACTTGGTTTCGATGACAAAAAGGCGAAGAGTTCTAACAAAGCGTTAGACGGTCACTTTAAAAAAGCTGGCACCACTGCTAAAAGAAAAGTCATTGAATTTCAAGGATTTGATCAAGAGTATAAATTAGGAGACGCTATTACAGTAAGTCACTTTGAAGAAGGTGAATTTGTAGATGTATCAGGAACTTCTAAAGGTAAAGGTTTCCAGGGTGTTGTAAAACGTCATGGATTTGCCGGAGTTGGACAAGCAACTCACGGTCAACATAACCGTTTAAGAGCTCCAGGATCAATTGGTGCTGCATCATATCCAGCAAGAGTATTCAAAGGAATGCGAATGGGAGGAAGAATGGGTGGAGACACAGTAAAAGTACAGAATCTAAAAGTATTAAAAGTAGTTGCTGAAAAGAACTTACTTGTTGTTAAAGGAGCTGTTCCTGGACACAAAAATGCTTACGTAACTATTCAGAAATAA
- the rpsS gene encoding 30S ribosomal protein S19 produces the protein MARSLKKGPYVHYKLEKKVLANVEAGNKTVIKTWSRASMITPDFVGQTIAVHNGRQFVPVYVTENMVGHKLGEFSPTRSFRGHAGAKNKGKK, from the coding sequence ATGGCAAGATCATTAAAAAAAGGACCTTACGTTCACTATAAATTAGAGAAAAAAGTGTTAGCTAATGTAGAAGCTGGAAACAAAACTGTTATAAAAACTTGGTCTAGAGCAAGTATGATTACGCCAGATTTTGTTGGACAAACAATTGCTGTTCATAATGGACGTCAGTTTGTACCAGTTTACGTTACAGAAAACATGGTAGGGCATAAGTTAGGCGAATTTTCACCAACTCGTTCTTTTAGAGGGCATGCTGGTGCAAAAAATAAAGGAAAAAAATAG
- the rpsG gene encoding 30S ribosomal protein S7, producing the protein MRKRAAKKRVLLPDPKFNDQLVTRFVNNLMWAGKKSVAFKVFYDALDIVEERKGEDEEKSALDIWKEGLSNVMPHVEVRSRRVGGATFQIPMQIRPDRKVSMAIKWMILYTRKRNEKTMAQRLAAEILAAAKEEGAAVKKRTDTHKMAEANKAFSHFRF; encoded by the coding sequence ATGAGAAAAAGAGCAGCGAAAAAAAGAGTCTTATTACCAGATCCTAAATTTAATGATCAGTTAGTAACACGTTTTGTGAATAACTTAATGTGGGCCGGTAAGAAGTCAGTAGCGTTTAAAGTGTTTTATGATGCGTTAGACATCGTAGAAGAAAGAAAAGGAGAAGACGAAGAAAAATCGGCTTTAGATATTTGGAAAGAAGGTTTGTCAAATGTTATGCCACACGTAGAAGTTAGATCTCGTCGTGTTGGTGGAGCAACATTCCAAATTCCAATGCAAATTAGACCAGATCGTAAAGTATCTATGGCTATTAAATGGATGATTTTGTATACTCGTAAGAGAAACGAAAAAACGATGGCACAGCGTTTAGCTGCTGAGATTTTAGCTGCGGCTAAAGAAGAAGGTGCTGCTGTTAAAAAGCGTACTGATACTCATAAAATGGCAGAAGCTAATAAAGCATTCTCTCACTTCAGATTTTAA